A stretch of bacterium DNA encodes these proteins:
- a CDS encoding energy transducer TonB — protein sequence MSEKPARPFRLPSIILLVLLVSFASGTVGCRTMWDKHRERERLFALEAARTHTRRGQCEKAIGELDRAQARVDLGAYSTESILARVRCYEKLGMTELATAHRRLVDDFYTKQPMAYPDPDGSSIFRVRTISKGGYVRPPRWLKISAPRYPEFARRSQITGRVVVAFELAGNDRPRSIRVLEMPHPLLATWAIEAIVQAEPKKKKGTTELMPGGRYVTTFVFEYRWAREQPTEELDS from the coding sequence ATGTCCGAGAAGCCCGCGCGTCCTTTCCGCCTCCCTTCGATCATCCTGCTCGTCCTGCTCGTCTCGTTCGCGAGCGGCACCGTCGGATGCCGCACCATGTGGGACAAACACAGAGAAAGGGAGCGCCTCTTCGCCCTCGAGGCCGCGCGGACCCACACCAGGCGCGGGCAGTGTGAGAAAGCGATCGGCGAGCTCGATCGCGCCCAGGCTCGAGTCGACCTCGGCGCCTACTCGACGGAGTCCATCCTCGCCCGGGTTCGCTGCTACGAGAAGCTCGGCATGACGGAGCTCGCCACGGCTCACCGCCGCCTGGTGGACGATTTCTACACGAAGCAGCCGATGGCCTATCCCGATCCCGACGGCTCCTCGATCTTCCGCGTCCGCACCATCTCGAAGGGCGGGTACGTCCGACCGCCGAGGTGGCTCAAGATCTCGGCACCGCGCTATCCCGAGTTCGCCCGCCGCTCGCAGATCACCGGCCGCGTCGTCGTCGCCTTCGAACTCGCGGGCAACGACCGCCCTCGCTCGATCCGCGTACTCGAAATGCCGCACCCGCTGCTCGCGACCTGGGCGATCGAAGCGATCGTCCAGGCGGAGCCGAAGAAGAAGAAGGGCACGACCGAGCTCATGCCGGGCGGGCGCTACGTGACGACCTTCGTCTTCGAGTACCGCTGGGCCAGGGAGCAGCCCACGGAAGAACTCGACTCGTGA
- a CDS encoding aldo/keto reductase: protein MSLPRVRLGRSDLEVSQLAFGLMSLSQTYGPSEDVDSLQTIHAAIDAGLDLLDTAEIYGIGHNERLFGEVLEKRRDEVVVATKFGLELGDGGMRANGRPENARRAIEGSLERLGIETVDLYYLHRADPAVPIEETVGSMGRLVDEGKVRTIGLSEVNAETLRRAAAEFPITALQSEYSVFHRLPEDELLETCRELGTTFVAFSPLGRGLLTGTVRAASDLDERDMRRHSPQLADENVAANLTVIDAFVALAREREVEPGQLALAWALAQDVVPLFGTRRAARVRENVAAAEVPIDAALLERIDEIAPRGAIQGTALLPAMEALKQR, encoded by the coding sequence GTGAGCCTTCCCCGCGTCCGTCTCGGCCGCTCCGACCTCGAGGTCTCGCAGCTCGCTTTCGGGCTGATGAGCCTCTCCCAGACCTACGGTCCGAGCGAGGACGTCGACTCGCTCCAGACGATTCACGCGGCGATCGACGCGGGCCTCGATCTACTCGACACCGCGGAGATCTACGGCATCGGCCACAACGAGCGCCTCTTCGGCGAAGTTCTCGAGAAGCGGCGGGACGAGGTCGTCGTCGCGACGAAGTTCGGTCTCGAGCTCGGTGACGGCGGCATGCGCGCGAACGGCCGACCGGAGAACGCGCGCCGCGCGATCGAGGGAAGCCTGGAACGCCTCGGAATCGAGACCGTCGACCTCTACTACCTCCATCGCGCCGACCCCGCCGTCCCGATCGAAGAGACGGTCGGTTCCATGGGTCGTCTCGTCGACGAGGGAAAGGTCCGCACGATCGGACTCTCGGAGGTGAACGCCGAGACCCTCCGTCGCGCCGCCGCCGAGTTCCCGATCACGGCGCTCCAGTCCGAGTACTCGGTCTTCCATCGCCTGCCCGAGGACGAGCTCCTCGAGACGTGTCGCGAGCTCGGAACCACCTTCGTCGCATTCAGCCCCCTCGGTCGCGGTCTCCTGACCGGAACCGTCCGGGCCGCCAGCGATCTCGACGAGCGCGACATGCGACGCCACTCGCCCCAGCTCGCCGACGAGAACGTCGCCGCGAATCTCACCGTGATCGACGCCTTCGTGGCCCTCGCGCGCGAGCGCGAGGTCGAGCCCGGTCAACTCGCGCTGGCCTGGGCGCTCGCCCAGGACGTCGTGCCGCTCTTCGGAACGCGGCGGGCGGCGCGGGTCCGCGAGAACGTCGCGGCCGCCGAGGTCCCGATCGACGCGGCGCTGCTCGAACGGATCGACGAGATCGCGCCGCGCGGCGCCATCCAGGGAACGGCGCTCCTGCCCGCCATGGAAGCACTCAAGCAGCGCTAG
- a CDS encoding sulfotransferase, translating into MLAPMSERTPRPDWVRRLNAMGDAVGGADRLIPLDVDELVATARVTHGLSDFGDFDGDWRGRLDGLVAAYEAEAKLTALGRLMARQEILRCLGTRLAITRRLDEAPAILDETIEAPMIVTGQGRSGTSILFELLSQDPEARAIAGWQATNPVPGDLPVEDLIARTEPEQEFWADVQPEYAAIHENRSDLPVECITAMLPSFASFQWWMHGKVSQWMPDFVAALQYHTVFLKLLQYEQPRKTWVLKTPVYLPVLDLVFQFFPDAWILLTHRDPVQTLPSGMSTLSMVRWHRSDDVDLDDLTQGSAAYYDLLVAIKQRRDAGDLPDRIVDVHFKDQMRDPVSGIRGAYEKMGRPFDDGHAGRIRDYLENKPRGKFGRHAHSPEEWGFTKEGIRADTRAYVEAFGVELEE; encoded by the coding sequence GTGCTCGCTCCGATGTCCGAACGCACCCCCCGTCCCGACTGGGTGCGACGTCTCAATGCCATGGGTGATGCGGTGGGCGGGGCCGACCGCCTGATTCCGCTCGACGTCGACGAGCTGGTCGCGACCGCGCGGGTGACCCACGGCCTCTCGGACTTCGGGGACTTCGATGGGGACTGGCGCGGTCGGCTCGACGGGCTCGTCGCCGCCTACGAGGCGGAGGCGAAGCTGACGGCGCTCGGCCGACTGATGGCACGGCAGGAGATCCTACGCTGTCTCGGGACGCGTCTCGCGATCACGCGGCGTCTCGACGAAGCGCCCGCGATCCTCGACGAGACGATCGAGGCGCCGATGATCGTGACGGGGCAGGGACGTTCGGGCACGTCGATCCTCTTCGAGCTGCTCTCCCAGGATCCGGAGGCGCGTGCGATTGCCGGCTGGCAGGCGACGAACCCCGTTCCGGGGGACCTCCCGGTCGAGGACCTGATCGCGCGGACCGAGCCCGAGCAGGAGTTCTGGGCGGACGTCCAGCCGGAGTACGCCGCGATCCACGAGAACCGTTCGGATCTCCCGGTCGAGTGCATCACGGCGATGCTTCCCTCGTTCGCGTCGTTCCAGTGGTGGATGCACGGCAAGGTGTCCCAGTGGATGCCGGACTTCGTCGCCGCGCTTCAGTACCACACGGTCTTCCTCAAGCTCCTCCAATACGAGCAGCCGCGGAAGACCTGGGTCCTGAAGACGCCGGTCTATCTCCCGGTCCTCGATCTGGTCTTCCAGTTCTTCCCCGACGCCTGGATCCTGCTCACCCACCGCGATCCGGTCCAGACCCTGCCGTCGGGGATGTCGACCCTCTCCATGGTCCGTTGGCATCGCAGCGACGACGTAGACCTCGACGACCTGACCCAGGGGAGTGCCGCCTACTACGACCTGCTCGTCGCGATCAAGCAGCGCCGCGACGCCGGCGATCTCCCCGACCGGATCGTCGACGTCCACTTCAAGGATCAGATGCGAGACCCGGTGTCGGGGATCCGCGGAGCCTACGAGAAGATGGGGCGTCCCTTCGACGACGGGCACGCTGGCCGGATTCGCGACTATCTCGAGAACAAGCCGCGCGGCAAGTTCGGCAGGCACGCCCATTCGCCCGAAGAATGGGGCTTCACGAAGGAAGGCATCCGCGCGGACACGCGCGCGTACGTCGAGGCCTTCGGCGTCGAGCTCGAGGAATAG
- a CDS encoding nitronate monooxygenase, which produces MRFDNRVTRDLGVDIPIVQAPMGWIARAPLASAVSRAGACGIIETSSGELDAVRGEITKMKEAGLPFGVNIAQAFVRDPSIVEFVAGEGVKFVTTSAGSPTQYTQSLKDHGLTVYHVVPTLRAARKAVDAGVDGLVVEGGEGGGFKNPRPVSSLVLLPLVRAAVDVPIIAAGGICDGVSMAAAFALGAEGVQMGTRMVSAAESPVHDGWKNAIVDAAETDTCFLRTEGGPALRALRTRTTEQFEAGEGNAMAGLGGGVKDVYFEGKLENGVALTGQVAGRIDSVRPVADIIADTVKEFEEAAARLSAQIRD; this is translated from the coding sequence ATGCGCTTCGACAACCGCGTGACCCGTGACCTCGGCGTCGACATCCCGATCGTCCAGGCCCCGATGGGCTGGATCGCGCGCGCCCCCCTCGCGAGCGCCGTCTCCCGCGCCGGCGCCTGCGGGATCATCGAGACCAGCTCCGGCGAGCTCGACGCCGTCCGCGGCGAGATCACCAAGATGAAGGAAGCCGGCCTCCCCTTCGGCGTGAACATCGCCCAGGCCTTCGTCCGCGACCCCTCGATCGTCGAGTTCGTGGCCGGTGAGGGGGTCAAGTTCGTGACGACGTCGGCGGGCAGCCCGACCCAGTACACCCAGTCGCTCAAGGACCACGGCCTGACCGTCTACCACGTCGTGCCGACCCTGCGCGCCGCACGGAAAGCGGTCGACGCCGGGGTCGACGGTCTCGTCGTCGAAGGCGGAGAAGGCGGCGGCTTCAAGAACCCGCGGCCGGTCTCGAGCCTCGTCCTGCTCCCGCTCGTCCGCGCCGCGGTCGACGTGCCGATCATCGCCGCCGGCGGCATCTGCGACGGCGTCTCGATGGCCGCGGCCTTCGCGCTCGGAGCAGAAGGCGTCCAGATGGGGACACGGATGGTTTCCGCCGCCGAGTCGCCGGTCCACGACGGATGGAAGAACGCGATCGTAGACGCGGCGGAGACCGACACGTGCTTCCTGCGGACCGAGGGTGGCCCGGCCCTCCGCGCCCTGCGCACCAGGACGACCGAACAGTTCGAGGCCGGCGAAGGCAACGCGATGGCGGGCCTCGGCGGCGGCGTGAAGGACGTCTACTTCGAGGGCAAGCTCGAGAACGGCGTGGCGCTCACGGGTCAGGTCGCGGGGCGGATCGACTCGGTCCGCCCGGTGGCCGACATCATCGCGGACACCGTCAAGGAGTTCGAGGAAGCGGCCGCGCGCCTCTCGGCGCAGATCCGCGACTGA
- a CDS encoding DUF3604 domain-containing protein, with amino-acid sequence MDRRSKGVLGLVVVVTLTACGAYEDPTLDEVYDAATAEPPPVRDTVRVDPNRNLLWGDLHIHTGLSYDAFTTGTRALPDDAYTYMKGGTIEHAAGYPIRAKRPLDFGAVTDHAEYLGVPWHLENGGQAETDAYRDAIRSGSRLRTTFNFLRVTFTKMASREIREETFGVPGMEAVSQAAWEQIIEAAERHDDPGRFTSFIAYEWSSMPAERNLHRNVIYAGSDVPDFPFSSRDSENPEDLWRALDAQRAEGMRMLAIPHNSNVSDGRMFESNTFEGEPLGAEYAETRMRNEPLVEIFQIKGSSETHPTLSPEDEFAGFELMDTVMSPESPPSEPKGSYARDALRTGLEFASREGWNPFRFGVIGSSDSHTASTNAEEDNYHGKMPIIDGIPAQRIGTAWAFGYERLPIRTYGAAGLVAAWAEANTRESIFAAMERKETFATSGPRMSVRFFAGYGYAEDALEGDWVAKADRGGVPMGGTLPARTDAAPVFLVAAWKDPLGANLDRVQIVKAWVDAAGASHERVFDVAASGDRLAQAAGGALAPVGDTVDVARASYGNTIGATELSARWQDPEHDPSRHAYYYARVIEIPTPRHTTYAAALLGVDAPEPARIQERAVTSAIWLQPTD; translated from the coding sequence ATGGATCGCCGTTCGAAGGGGGTCCTCGGACTCGTCGTGGTCGTCACGCTCACCGCCTGCGGCGCTTACGAGGATCCGACCCTCGACGAGGTCTACGACGCCGCGACCGCCGAGCCGCCGCCGGTTCGCGACACCGTCCGGGTCGATCCGAATCGCAATCTCCTCTGGGGCGATCTCCATATCCACACGGGTCTGTCCTACGACGCGTTCACCACGGGAACGCGGGCGCTTCCCGACGACGCCTACACCTACATGAAGGGCGGGACGATCGAGCATGCTGCGGGCTACCCCATCCGCGCGAAGCGACCCCTCGACTTCGGCGCGGTCACGGACCACGCCGAGTACCTCGGCGTGCCGTGGCACCTCGAGAACGGCGGGCAGGCCGAGACCGATGCGTATCGCGACGCGATCCGCTCGGGAAGCCGCCTGCGCACCACTTTCAACTTTCTCCGGGTGACCTTCACGAAGATGGCGAGTCGCGAGATCCGCGAAGAGACCTTCGGTGTTCCCGGAATGGAGGCGGTTTCCCAGGCCGCATGGGAGCAGATCATCGAGGCCGCGGAGCGGCACGACGATCCCGGTCGCTTCACGAGCTTCATCGCCTACGAATGGTCGTCGATGCCGGCGGAGCGGAACCTCCATCGAAACGTGATCTACGCGGGAAGCGACGTGCCCGATTTCCCCTTCTCGTCCCGCGACTCCGAGAACCCCGAGGACCTGTGGCGGGCGCTCGATGCGCAGCGGGCCGAGGGGATGAGGATGCTCGCGATCCCGCACAACTCGAACGTGAGCGACGGTCGCATGTTCGAGTCGAACACCTTCGAGGGAGAACCGCTCGGTGCCGAGTACGCCGAGACGCGAATGCGCAACGAGCCCCTCGTTGAGATCTTCCAGATCAAGGGTTCGTCGGAGACCCATCCCACGCTCTCGCCCGAGGACGAGTTCGCGGGCTTCGAGCTGATGGACACGGTCATGAGTCCCGAGTCCCCGCCCAGCGAGCCGAAGGGCAGCTACGCCCGCGATGCCCTGCGGACCGGTCTCGAATTCGCGTCCCGCGAGGGCTGGAACCCCTTCCGCTTCGGCGTGATCGGGAGCAGCGACAGCCATACGGCGAGCACGAACGCTGAAGAGGACAACTACCACGGCAAGATGCCGATCATCGACGGGATCCCGGCCCAGCGGATCGGCACCGCCTGGGCGTTCGGATACGAGCGACTTCCGATCCGGACCTACGGTGCGGCGGGACTGGTCGCGGCCTGGGCCGAGGCGAACACGCGCGAGTCGATCTTCGCCGCGATGGAACGGAAGGAGACCTTCGCAACCTCCGGTCCGCGGATGTCCGTCCGCTTCTTCGCCGGCTACGGCTACGCCGAAGACGCGCTCGAGGGGGACTGGGTCGCGAAGGCGGATCGCGGCGGAGTTCCCATGGGCGGGACGCTGCCCGCGCGTACGGACGCGGCGCCGGTCTTCCTCGTGGCCGCCTGGAAGGATCCCCTCGGCGCGAACCTCGACCGGGTCCAGATCGTCAAGGCCTGGGTGGACGCGGCCGGTGCGAGCCACGAGCGGGTCTTCGACGTCGCCGCTTCCGGCGATCGGCTGGCGCAGGCCGCGGGGGGCGCGCTCGCACCCGTCGGCGACACCGTCGACGTCGCACGGGCGTCCTACGGCAACACGATCGGGGCAACGGAGCTCTCGGCCCGCTGGCAGGACCCGGAGCATGATCCTTCTCGACATGCGTACTACTACGCTCGGGTGATCGAGATCCCCACGCCGCGCCACACGACCTACGCGGCGGCCCTCCTCGGGGTAGACGCGCCGGAGCCTGCTCGAATCCAGGAGCGCGCGGTCACGTCGGCGATCTGGCTCCAGCCGACGGACTAG
- a CDS encoding nitroreductase family deazaflavin-dependent oxidoreductase has translation MAHQRNFVIELFWKWHPRLYRWSGGRIGGKLAGLPVLLLETVGRRSGERRETALTYLPHPHPDGENFVVIASVLGEPRHPAWYLNLRADPKVAVTAGRSRIAVVARDAEGEEREQIWNDLVTISPDYAQYRTRTDRRIPVVVLERRRR, from the coding sequence GTGGCCCACCAGCGCAACTTCGTGATCGAGCTCTTCTGGAAGTGGCATCCGCGCCTCTATCGCTGGTCCGGCGGCCGGATCGGCGGAAAGCTGGCCGGTCTGCCGGTCCTGCTGCTCGAGACGGTCGGACGCCGCTCCGGCGAGCGACGCGAGACGGCGCTCACCTATCTGCCCCATCCGCATCCCGACGGAGAGAACTTCGTCGTGATCGCCTCCGTCCTCGGCGAGCCGCGGCACCCGGCCTGGTACCTGAACCTCCGCGCCGATCCGAAGGTCGCGGTCACCGCCGGGCGGAGCCGGATCGCGGTCGTCGCGCGGGATGCGGAAGGCGAGGAGCGCGAGCAGATCTGGAACGATCTCGTCACGATCTCACCGGACTACGCGCAGTACCGGACACGGACGGACCGGCGGATTCCGGTGGTGGTCCTCGAACGACGGCGTCGCTGA
- a CDS encoding TIGR03617 family F420-dependent LLM class oxidoreductase yields MKVDAPLYSFDAPEDEVRRLESKGYAGAFTYEGPHDPFFPLLLAAKASETIELYTAVAIGFARNPMILANIGWDLQAISKGRFLLGLGTQIKPHIEKRFDMPWSKPATRMREMVLAIKSIWNAWESDERLDFRGEIYSNTLMTPMFDPGPAPHGLPPIFLAGVGPRMTEVCGEVADGFFVHPFGSHRSFAELTLPALDRGLALGGREADALAISLQVMICTGQNDEEIERAREATKQQIAFYGSTPAYRPVLECHGWGDLQEELNALTKQGRWGDMSALVSDELLEAIAVCAPIGEVAKAVEARAQGRADRVSLVAHFTRDPEIWDDVVRDLSATR; encoded by the coding sequence ATGAAGGTCGATGCACCGCTCTATTCCTTCGACGCGCCCGAAGACGAGGTCCGACGGCTCGAGTCGAAGGGCTATGCCGGCGCCTTCACCTACGAGGGGCCCCACGATCCCTTCTTCCCGCTGCTCCTCGCCGCGAAGGCGAGCGAGACGATCGAGCTCTACACGGCGGTCGCGATCGGCTTCGCGCGGAACCCGATGATCCTCGCGAACATCGGCTGGGACCTGCAGGCGATCTCGAAGGGGCGTTTCCTGCTCGGGTTGGGGACGCAGATCAAGCCACACATCGAGAAGCGCTTCGACATGCCCTGGTCGAAGCCGGCGACGCGGATGCGCGAGATGGTGCTCGCGATCAAGTCGATCTGGAACGCCTGGGAGAGCGACGAACGCCTCGACTTCCGAGGCGAGATCTACTCGAACACGCTCATGACGCCGATGTTCGATCCGGGGCCCGCCCCGCACGGGCTTCCGCCCATCTTCCTGGCGGGCGTCGGTCCGCGCATGACCGAGGTCTGCGGCGAGGTGGCGGACGGCTTCTTCGTCCATCCCTTCGGTAGCCATCGTTCCTTCGCCGAGCTCACCCTGCCGGCGCTCGACCGCGGTCTCGCCCTCGGCGGACGGGAGGCCGATGCGTTGGCCATCTCGCTCCAGGTGATGATCTGTACCGGGCAGAACGACGAGGAGATCGAGCGGGCGCGGGAGGCGACGAAGCAGCAGATCGCCTTCTACGGCTCGACGCCGGCCTATCGACCCGTCCTCGAGTGCCACGGATGGGGAGACCTGCAGGAGGAGCTCAACGCGTTGACCAAACAGGGCCGTTGGGGCGACATGAGTGCGCTGGTCAGCGACGAGCTCCTCGAGGCGATCGCCGTCTGTGCGCCGATCGGCGAGGTCGCGAAGGCGGTCGAGGCCCGGGCGCAGGGTCGAGCCGATCGGGTCAGCCTGGTCGCCCACTTCACCCGCGACCCGGAGATCTGGGACGACGTCGTCCGCGATCTCTCGGCAACGCGCTGA
- a CDS encoding MBL fold metallo-hydrolase, translating to MQATRSLLVRLLLLIVLPLAGCSPLGSEPVPDTSNYDLALDHLRTLASSLPGDRPSELRRALVGEAEMPGAFMMAGRSWEGVPMSHVVFQVLRADGSFVVIDSAQDRAAHESLPIGVGPYHEDAWNDVVRALETAEQIVITHEHADHIGGAAVHPRPEALAPRLRLSPEQLANEEALALVSFPDALAEGVEPLAFDARGAVAIAPGIVVKQAAGHTPGNQIVFVQMADGKELLFVGDVVWNLDAITELVYRPRFITDWLIGEDRESGLDQLRALRDLYDSDEGVHIVVAHDDRTHAHPSIREDFVLP from the coding sequence ATGCAAGCGACCCGAAGTCTCCTCGTCCGTCTGCTCCTGCTGATCGTGCTTCCGCTCGCGGGCTGCTCGCCGCTCGGCAGCGAGCCGGTGCCCGACACCTCCAACTACGATCTCGCCCTGGACCATCTCCGCACGCTCGCGTCGAGTCTGCCGGGGGATCGGCCGAGCGAGCTCCGGCGCGCGCTGGTCGGTGAAGCGGAGATGCCCGGGGCGTTCATGATGGCGGGGCGATCGTGGGAGGGCGTGCCGATGAGTCACGTCGTCTTCCAGGTGCTGCGCGCCGACGGATCCTTCGTCGTGATCGACAGCGCGCAGGATCGCGCGGCCCACGAGTCGCTGCCGATCGGCGTAGGCCCGTATCACGAAGACGCCTGGAACGACGTCGTCCGGGCCCTCGAGACCGCGGAGCAGATCGTGATCACCCACGAGCACGCGGATCACATCGGCGGCGCCGCGGTCCATCCTCGTCCCGAGGCCCTCGCTCCGCGTCTTCGCTTGAGCCCGGAACAGCTCGCGAACGAGGAGGCGCTCGCCCTGGTGTCGTTTCCCGACGCTCTCGCCGAAGGCGTCGAGCCGCTGGCCTTCGACGCCCGGGGCGCCGTCGCGATCGCGCCGGGCATCGTCGTGAAGCAGGCGGCGGGGCACACACCGGGCAACCAGATCGTCTTCGTCCAGATGGCGGACGGGAAGGAGCTCCTCTTCGTGGGCGACGTGGTCTGGAATCTCGACGCGATCACCGAGCTCGTCTATCGCCCGCGCTTCATCACGGACTGGCTCATCGGAGAGGATCGCGAATCGGGGCTCGACCAGCTCCGCGCCCTGCGCGATCTCTACGACAGCGACGAAGGCGTCCACATCGTCGTCGCCCACGACGACCGGACCCACGCCCACCCCTCCATCCGCGAAGACTTCGTCCTTCCGTAG
- a CDS encoding amidase, with the protein MTEEEIVWQDIPALRGAIAKGTLGARDITDAFLARIERLDPGLQAYSFVYPERARARADRLDEARAKGEAMGPLHGVTVALKDLCDVAGEPTKAGTTALGATPAKANAEVVDRLEAAGAVVLGKVKMTEGAFVEHHPSVVPPKNPWNAERWTGISSSGSGVAVAAGLCTLALGTDTGGSIRYPSAACGLSGLKPTHGRVSIRGVQPLADSLDHIGPMARSARDAALAFGVLCGHDPGDPWSLAYNPEPTPIPASPSARGLRIGFDPRYAEDGVAPFVAEAARRALEVYRSLGAEIVEFTLPDYTPAIGFWIFLGAPEIANAHAETYPSRKDEYGEGLSQVIELGRGSSALDVAKAWRERTAWTRRFEACFEAGSATTPAGASEGLDAVLAPVIPGPFPADANLGSPELLPNGGAAMRFTGPFNMSGSPSLTMCGGFDDEGAPIGFQLVGAKLEESKLLALGAAYQDATDFHTKHPPL; encoded by the coding sequence ATGACCGAAGAAGAGATCGTCTGGCAGGACATCCCTGCGCTCCGGGGCGCGATCGCCAAGGGCACGCTCGGCGCCCGCGACATCACCGACGCGTTCCTCGCCCGGATCGAGCGCCTCGACCCGGGTCTCCAGGCCTACTCCTTCGTGTATCCCGAGCGCGCGCGGGCCCGGGCCGATCGTCTCGACGAGGCGCGCGCGAAGGGCGAGGCGATGGGACCGCTCCATGGCGTGACCGTCGCACTCAAGGATCTCTGTGACGTCGCCGGCGAACCGACGAAGGCGGGCACCACCGCCCTCGGCGCGACCCCCGCCAAGGCGAACGCCGAGGTGGTCGATCGACTCGAGGCGGCGGGTGCCGTCGTGCTCGGCAAGGTCAAGATGACCGAGGGCGCGTTCGTCGAGCACCATCCGAGCGTCGTCCCCCCGAAGAATCCCTGGAACGCCGAACGCTGGACGGGGATCTCCTCGAGCGGATCGGGCGTCGCCGTCGCGGCCGGACTCTGCACCCTCGCCCTCGGCACCGACACCGGCGGTTCGATCCGATACCCGAGCGCGGCCTGCGGTCTGTCGGGTCTCAAGCCGACCCACGGCCGCGTCTCGATCCGAGGCGTCCAGCCGCTCGCCGACTCCCTCGATCACATCGGACCGATGGCCCGATCGGCCCGCGACGCCGCGCTCGCCTTCGGCGTCCTGTGCGGTCACGATCCGGGCGACCCGTGGAGCCTCGCCTACAACCCAGAGCCCACGCCGATTCCCGCGTCGCCGTCGGCCCGCGGCCTGCGGATCGGCTTCGATCCGCGATACGCCGAAGACGGCGTCGCGCCCTTCGTGGCCGAGGCCGCGCGACGGGCCCTCGAGGTGTATCGCTCCCTCGGTGCCGAGATCGTGGAGTTCACGCTCCCGGACTACACCCCCGCGATCGGGTTCTGGATCTTCCTCGGCGCGCCGGAGATCGCGAACGCCCATGCGGAGACCTATCCGAGTCGGAAGGACGAGTACGGGGAGGGGCTCTCTCAGGTGATCGAGCTGGGTCGTGGGTCCTCTGCCCTCGACGTGGCGAAGGCATGGCGCGAGCGCACGGCCTGGACGCGGCGATTCGAAGCGTGCTTCGAGGCGGGGTCGGCGACGACGCCCGCGGGCGCGTCGGAGGGACTCGACGCGGTTCTGGCGCCGGTGATCCCGGGACCCTTCCCGGCGGATGCGAACCTCGGCAGTCCCGAGCTGCTTCCCAACGGTGGAGCGGCGATGCGCTTCACCGGCCCCTTCAACATGTCCGGCTCGCCGTCGCTCACGATGTGCGGCGGATTCGACGACGAGGGCGCGCCGATCGGGTTTCAGCTCGTGGGGGCGAAGCTCGAGGAATCGAAGCTCCTCGCGCTCGGCGCGGCCTATCAGGACGCGACGGATTTCCACACGAAGCATCCCCCGCTCTAG